TGCAACCACGCATCGCTGCGCAAAGAGCAGGAGGGGTGGAAGATTTCGGGCGAACCGACCGAAGCCGCACTCATCGTCGCGGCCTACAAGGCGTGGCTGAGCCCGGCCGAACCCAAAGTGGTCAGCGAATTCTCTTTCAACTCCGAGCGCAAACGCATGACCGTCGTGGTCGAGGAGAAGGGACAGAAGGTCGCCTACGTCAAAGGGGCACCCGAAGTGCTGATCGAGCGTGCCACCCACTATTTCGACGGAACCGACAGAAAACCGCTCGACGAGAAGATGCGCCGGGCCTTCGAAGAGGCCTATGTGGATCTGGCCAAAAAAGGGCTTCGTACCCTGGCGCTGGCCAAACGGGTGCTGCCGCCCGACACGAAGCTCGATCCCGAAGATGTCGAGAAGGAGCTGACGCTGCTGGGTGTCGTGGGCATCATCGACCCGCCCCGTCCCGAAGTGCCCGAAGCGATCGCGACGGCACAGCGTGCGGGCATACAGGTCGTGATGATCACGGGCGATGCGCCGCTGACGGCCCTGGCGATCGCCAGGGAGGTGGGGCTCGCGGCGACACGGGCCATCACGGGGAACGAACTGAAGGGGATGGAGGACGACGCGCTCAAAACGGCCCTCAAGGAGGGGGTCATCTTCGCACGTACGACGCCGCAGGACAAGCTGCGTATCGTCAAGCTGCTGCAGAGTGAAGGGCTCGTGACGGCGATGACGGGTGACGGCGTCAACGACGCGCCGGCCCTCAAGCGGGCCGATATCGGCATCGCGATGGGGCTGCGCGGCACCGATGTCGCCAAAGGGGCGGCGGACATGATTCTGCTGGATGACAATTTCGCATCCATCGTAGGCGCCGTGCGCGAAGGGCGGCGGCAGTACGACAATATCAAGAAGTTCGTCACCTACCTGCTCTCCTCCAACACGGGGGAAGTGATCGCGATTTTCGTCAATATTCTCATCGGCGGCCCGCTGATCCTGCTGCCGGTTCAGATTTTGTGGATGAACCTCGTCACCGACGGCATGACGGCGGTGGCACTGGGGCTCGAACCTGCGGAAAAGGGGATCATGGAGCGGCCGCCCAGAGCGGTGAACGCCCCCTTCCTGCAGCTGCGGGGCGTGATCATGATCGTACTGCTTGGAAGCTACATCGGCGCCGGAACGCTCTGGCTCTTCCACCATTACCTGGCCTCCGGGCTGCCCGAGAGCCAGGCGGTGGCACTGGCGCAGACGGTCGCCTTCACCGGCATCATCATCCTCGAAAAGATGAATGTCTTCAACTACCGCAGCCTCCATGCCCCGATGCCGGTGATCGGCTTCTTCTCCAACCCCTGGGTGCTGGGTGCCTGGACGCTCACGGTCTCTGCCCAGGTGGCGGCGGTCTATGTGCCTTTTTTGCAGGATGCCCTGCATACCGTGCCGCTGCGTCTTGAAGACTGGCTGCTGATCTTCGAAGCTGCGGTGCCCATCTTCATCGTGGTGGAGCTTTACAAAGCCTTCGAGTGGTGGGTCTTGAAACGGAGGGGATAAGATGGATTACACGATTCTCAAACTCCTTCTGACGGCGGTCGTGCTGGGATTTCTGATCGGTATGCAGCGCTCCATGACCTATTTCCACAAACAGGAGCCGTTTTTCGCCGGCAGCCGCACCTTCGCGCTGATCGCGCTCGCCGGTTTTCTCTCGGGATGGATCGGAACCTACGTGAAAGGGTTTCTTCTCGTTTCCACCGGTGTCTTCGCCGTGATGGTGGCCCTCTCCTACATTCTGAAAGTGAGGGAACAGAAACGGTGGGGCATGACGACCCAGATGGCCGCCATCGTCACCTTTTTTCTGGGTGTCATGATCTGGTACCGGCTCGAAAACTACGCCATTTTCATCGGTGTCATGATGATCGTACTTCTGGAGCTCAAACCCAGGCTTCGGCAGATCGAAACCCATATCGGCCCAACCGACATCCATGCCGTGACGCTGCTGCTGATCATGAGTTTCATTGTACTGCCGGTGCTGCCGGACAGAATGATCGGTCCCTACCACCTTTTCAATCCCTACAAAACCTGGCTGATGGCTGTCATCATCGCAGGAATCTCCTTTGTCGGATACGTGGCGATCAAAGTGCTGGGGCAGAAGCACGGTGTCTTTCTCACCGGTGCGGCAGGCGGGCTCATCTCCTCCACGGCGGTCTCCATCTCCCTCTCCAAAATGTTTCAGAAACAGTACGGGCTGATCAACAATTATGCCGGGGGCATCGCCATCGCCTGTACCTTCATGTATCTGCGGGTTCTTTTCGAGGCGTTCGTCATCCATCCCGAGCTGGCATGGCGTCTCACGCCGGCCTATCTGGGGGCTGCAGGTTCCGGGCTTCTTTTCAGCTGGTGGCTCTACAGCCATGCCAAAACAGCCGAAATCTCCATCGAGAACAGTGCCATCATGAAAAATCCTCTGCAACTGAGCGAAGCGATCAAATTCGGTCTGCTTTTCGGCATCATCTACGGTGCCATCGCTTTTGTCCAGACCCGCTACGGCAATGTAGGAGTCTATCTCGTGTCGTTTTTTTCCGGTATTACGGATGTGGATGCCATCACCCTTTCGCTCAGCGAACTGGCAAAAGACGGCAAGCTGGCGCAAACCGCTTCGATGAACGGTATCGTCATCGCTTCCGTGACCAATTCGCTGGTGAAACTGGGCATCGTCTATTGGCTGGGCGGCGTGAAGCTAGGGTGGCGGGTGACACTCTTTTTCATTCTGACGCTGGGGTGTATGGCCCTGGGGCTTTTCGGAAGCGAGTGGTGGATGGCATGAAACCGTCTGCGGAAGGGCATAGGAGAGATCCTTGACAAGGGCAGGTCAACGATCTATAATCGGAAAAAATGTGGCGGGGTAGGAATGGTAAGGAAAATTTTCAAAAACAAAAAAGACAAACCAAGACACCCGAAGATCGAAGAGTTCATTCAAAAATATCATATCCCCAGGGAATTTCTTTCGATCAATCGTAAATCGGTGACCAAAGCGCTGCTGGTGGGGCTGTTCATCGCTTTCATTCCGATGCCGTTCCAGATGCTGGCCGTTCTGGCGGTTTCGCCTTTCATCCGCTTCAATATACCGATCGCGCTGGCAATGTGCTGGCTTTCGAATCCCTTTACGATGCCGCCCATGTATTATATGGAGTATCTCACCGGCTGCAAACTGCTTGGCATCGAACCTCTTCACAATGTGGAGATGACAGTGGAGTGGTTCAAAGAGAATCTGGGCGACATTTTCATTCCGCTGTATGCGGGAACCTTTTTCTACTCCTTCACGGTTTCGCCTCTGGTCTACTTTGCCGTCAACTGGCTCTGGATCCGTTCGGTCAGAAAAGAGCGCCGGTCGAAAAAAAGAGTTTGAAACCCGCTCTTCGATCTCAAAGAGGAACAGCAGGGAGAAAATACTGCATAAAGGGCGCCTCTAAATGCAATGTATCAGAGAGATGAGTGAGAGACAGTGCTATAATCGGGACAATTGCACAAGTGAAAGGAGAGTGGCGAGTGATGGACGCACAGCACAAAGAGTACGAGAAGATGAAAAACGAGATTCACAAAGAGATTGAGCTGCTGTTCAAGGCCAATATGAAGATTTTCGACTGGGACATTCCCGAAAACGACGACAGGGAGTCGGCACGGCTCATCATCACCGCCATCGAAGAGGCGGTGGACAAGCTGAAACGGGATGTGGAAGCGGGCAAGTACGACAATTACTGACAAAATTTCCGATTCCAAAGGAGGGGCATGAAGCAGGAGCACTGGATCAAAGGGGTGGAAGCCTTTCGGAACGTGACGTTCAAAAAGCATGAAAAGGAGTACCGCGAACTGGTGAAGAAGGGGCAGAGCCCCAAAGCGCTCTTCATCGGATGCAGCGATTCGCGGGTGCTTCCCAATCTCATCACCTCCACGGGGCCGGGGGACCTTTTCGTTTTTCGCAACGTGGGCAATTTCGTACCCCCCTACAAACCGGACAACGACTACCACGCCACGGCCGCGGCCATCGAGTACGCCGCTTACGAGCTTTCGGTGGAGGAGATCATCGTCTGCGGTCACAGCGACTGCGGGGCCTGCAAAGCCCTTTACGAAGACCACAGCGCCCACCGACACGAAATGATCCACACGATCAAATGGC
This genomic interval from Hydrogenimonas urashimensis contains the following:
- a CDS encoding MgtC/SapB family protein yields the protein MDYTILKLLLTAVVLGFLIGMQRSMTYFHKQEPFFAGSRTFALIALAGFLSGWIGTYVKGFLLVSTGVFAVMVALSYILKVREQKRWGMTTQMAAIVTFFLGVMIWYRLENYAIFIGVMMIVLLELKPRLRQIETHIGPTDIHAVTLLLIMSFIVLPVLPDRMIGPYHLFNPYKTWLMAVIIAGISFVGYVAIKVLGQKHGVFLTGAAGGLISSTAVSISLSKMFQKQYGLINNYAGGIAIACTFMYLRVLFEAFVIHPELAWRLTPAYLGAAGSGLLFSWWLYSHAKTAEISIENSAIMKNPLQLSEAIKFGLLFGIIYGAIAFVQTRYGNVGVYLVSFFSGITDVDAITLSLSELAKDGKLAQTASMNGIVIASVTNSLVKLGIVYWLGGVKLGWRVTLFFILTLGCMALGLFGSEWWMA
- a CDS encoding DUF2062 domain-containing protein; protein product: MVRKIFKNKKDKPRHPKIEEFIQKYHIPREFLSINRKSVTKALLVGLFIAFIPMPFQMLAVLAVSPFIRFNIPIALAMCWLSNPFTMPPMYYMEYLTGCKLLGIEPLHNVEMTVEWFKENLGDIFIPLYAGTFFYSFTVSPLVYFAVNWLWIRSVRKERRSKKRV
- a CDS encoding carbonic anhydrase, with the translated sequence MKQEHWIKGVEAFRNVTFKKHEKEYRELVKKGQSPKALFIGCSDSRVLPNLITSTGPGDLFVFRNVGNFVPPYKPDNDYHATAAAIEYAAYELSVEEIIVCGHSDCGACKALYEDHSAHRHEMIHTIKWLELGMPAKELALRSVGEDDRSELLEATEKFSVIFQLQNLLTYPNVRKRVMEGSLYLHGWYYRLDRGEIEYFDPEAQAFLPLEREDV